A region of Centropristis striata isolate RG_2023a ecotype Rhode Island chromosome 17, C.striata_1.0, whole genome shotgun sequence DNA encodes the following proteins:
- the LOC131989735 gene encoding glyoxal reductase-like, producing MTSTPSTVLQNTGVQMPLVGLGTYKLVGAEDVYRAVDAALVAGYRSFDSAAVYRNEADMGRALKELLPKHGLTREDVFITSKLGPKDQGERAMEGALHSLSQLDLGYIDLYLIHWPGTQGLVVTDQRNPGNRAQSWAALEELHAQGKLKAIGVSNYTPAHMRELMQSCKTPPALLQVEFHPKLCQTELRSVCEEYGVCFQAYSSLGKGELVTDPVVMEVAKNCERTTAQVLLRWAVQQGIPVLPKSSNPDRIKDNARLFDFTLSDTDMDRLSALDCGHKYCWDPSEVS from the exons ATGACTTCTACGCCTTCTACTGTCCTCCAAAATACTGGAGTTCAGATGCCTCTTGTGGGTTTGGGGACCTACAAGTTGGTGGGTGCTGAAGATGTGTACCGGGCTGTGGACGCAGCGCTGGTTGCTGGTTATCGGTCCTTTGACAGTGCAGCTGTTTACCGGAATGAAGCTGACATGGGACGAGCCCTGAAGGAGCTCCTGCCCAAACATGGCTTAACCAGAGAGGATGTATTCATCACCAG TAAGCTGGGCCCCAAAGATCAGGGTGAGAGAGCCATGGAAGGAGCCCTCCACAGCCTGTCTCAGCTGGACTTGGGTTACATTGACCTCTACCTGATCCACTGGCCTGGCACACAGGGTCTGGTAGTGACTGACCAACGCAACCCAG GTAATCGAGCTCAGAGTTGGGCTGCACTGGAGGAGCTGCATGCCCAGGGGAAGCTGAAGGCCATCGGAGTGTCCAACTACACACCAGCACACATGAGAGAGCTGATGCAGAGCTGCAAAACCCCTCCTGCACTGCTCCAG GTTGAGTTTCACCCAAAGCTGTGCCAGACAGAgctgaggagtgtgtgtgaggagtaTGGAGTGTGTTTCCAAGCGTACTCCTCCTTAGGGAAAGGAGAGCTGGTCACTGATCCTGTGGTCATGGAGGTGGCAAAGAACTGTGAACGTACAACTgcacag GTCCTGTTGCGCTGGGCTGTGCAGCAGGGCATTCCAGTGCTTCCAAAGTCTTCAAATCCAGACAGAATAAAGGACAATGCCAGGCTTTTTGACTTCACACTGAGTGACACAGACATGGACAGACTGTCAGCTTTGGACTGTGGACACAAGTATTGCTGGGATCCATCAGAAGTGTCTTGA
- the LOC131989736 gene encoding membrane-anchored junction protein isoform X1, with the protein MPLQAFSFPFPETRFFRAGSFIYKFKIRGSISFRGDQVRRLNCLSEELEEIIRTVLGNLDSLQPFSSAHFNIYPYKKQWEGASKVTSKHGEGTLRAYPFSLILYLERKMQNEDTKQAEKKMSPEKEVAQNFPSASEPKSKRKRYSPLEDAILKYLLEDLEAESKLSMAGPCLQRPRAERKVKEHPGHVDKKGSKGFDELRQKSGVIPIRGSETPSEVHPGSIQHMGEEVEEVEEEEEEEEEEDADLVPEEPVKPGILVRLASHIFPFSWLFKDS; encoded by the exons ATGCCACTGCAGGCTTTCTCCTTCCCTTTCCCAGAAACAAGGTTCTTCAGAGCTGGTAGTTTTATCTACAAGTTCAAGATCAGAGGAAGCATCAGCTTCAG AGGAGATCAAGTTAGGAGACTGAACTGCCTCAGTGAGGAACTGGAG GAAATTATCAGAACTGTTCTTGGCAACTTGGACAGTCTCCAGCCCTTCTCTAGTGCCCACTTCAACATCTACCCTT ATAAGAAGCAGTGGGAGGGAGCGTCTAAGGTGACGAGCAAACATGGTGAGGGGACGCTGAGAGCCTACCCGTTCAGTCTCATCCTGTATCTGGAGAGAAAAATGCAGAACG AGGATACAAAGCAAGCAGAAAAGAAGATGAGCCCA GAGAAAGAGGTTGCACAGAACTTTCCTTCTGCCTCTGAGCCCAAGTCAAAGCGTAAAAGATACTCACCACTAGAGGACGCCATACTAAAGTACTTACTAGAGGACTTGGAGGCTGAAAGCAAGCTTTCTATGGCTGG GCCCTGTCTGCAGCGTCCACGTGCCGAGAGAAAGGTCAAAGAACATCCAGGACATGTTGACAAG AAAGGTTCCAAAGGCTTTGACGAACTCAGGCAGAAATCAGGTGTCATCCCTATCAGAGGAAGTGAGACTCCAAGTGAAGTGCATCCTGGGAGTATCCAGCACAtgggagaggaggtggaggaggtggaggaggaggaggaggaggaggaggaagaagatgcaGACTTGGTGCCTGAGGAACCTGTAAAACCAGGGATTTTGGTTCGACTGGCCAG ccaCATCTTCCCCTTCTCCTGGCTCTTCAAAGACTCCTGA
- the LOC131989736 gene encoding membrane-anchored junction protein isoform X2, with amino-acid sequence MPLQAFSFPFPETRFFRAGSFIYKFKIRGSISFRGDQVRRLNCLSEELEEIIRTVLGNLDSLQPFSSAHFNIYPYKKQWEGASKVTSKHGEGTLRAYPFSLILYLERKMQNEDTKQAEKKMSPEKEVAQNFPSASEPKSKRKRYSPLEDAILKYLLEDLEAESKLSMAGKVPKALTNSGRNQVSSLSEEVRLQVKCILGVSSTWERRWRRWRRRRRRRRKKMQTWCLRNL; translated from the exons ATGCCACTGCAGGCTTTCTCCTTCCCTTTCCCAGAAACAAGGTTCTTCAGAGCTGGTAGTTTTATCTACAAGTTCAAGATCAGAGGAAGCATCAGCTTCAG AGGAGATCAAGTTAGGAGACTGAACTGCCTCAGTGAGGAACTGGAG GAAATTATCAGAACTGTTCTTGGCAACTTGGACAGTCTCCAGCCCTTCTCTAGTGCCCACTTCAACATCTACCCTT ATAAGAAGCAGTGGGAGGGAGCGTCTAAGGTGACGAGCAAACATGGTGAGGGGACGCTGAGAGCCTACCCGTTCAGTCTCATCCTGTATCTGGAGAGAAAAATGCAGAACG AGGATACAAAGCAAGCAGAAAAGAAGATGAGCCCA GAGAAAGAGGTTGCACAGAACTTTCCTTCTGCCTCTGAGCCCAAGTCAAAGCGTAAAAGATACTCACCACTAGAGGACGCCATACTAAAGTACTTACTAGAGGACTTGGAGGCTGAAAGCAAGCTTTCTATGGCTGG AAAGGTTCCAAAGGCTTTGACGAACTCAGGCAGAAATCAGGTGTCATCCCTATCAGAGGAAGTGAGACTCCAAGTGAAGTGCATCCTGGGAGTATCCAGCACAtgggagaggaggtggaggaggtggaggaggaggaggaggaggaggaggaagaagatgcaGACTTGGTGCCTGAGGAACCTGTAA